One window of Pocillopora verrucosa isolate sample1 chromosome 9, ASM3666991v2, whole genome shotgun sequence genomic DNA carries:
- the LOC131791462 gene encoding uncharacterized protein, whose translation MSLKLVIVAVHLLLLLVVDFSSGNFCDQGPPGRYCYKDLTGWYDCKIDAKTQKMTETKHNCPPNKRCQCFYGPSCSANITDPCATYQLPPPLPKVFSTFYTTTVTNCKNKACTTVTNIGEMLQNATAGEQRIDEIGISWTTRFIFPFQYIENDDYIQFDTAWFKKSCILKTRSIFPRFGVPYYFTCDLSEKFIEKYNATLKMCSWESGGRSKTEMVSLERWFLESLPDGRYKPYMYQSISRPTPSSNNTEYTDTMYYSFFTDFLDPSQLTMPTFCAQGVAAFYKTEV comes from the exons ATGTCCCTGAAGCTCGTAATTGTGGCCGTTCATCTGCTATTGCTTCTCGTAGTGGACTTCTCGTCTGGGAACTTCTGCGATCAGGGCCCCCCGGGACGCTATTGTTACAAGGACCTTACCGGCTGGTATGATTGCAAAATTGATGCTAAGACCCAAAAGATGACAGAGACGAAACACAATTGTCCACCCAACAAAAG GTGTCAGTGTTTCTACGGTCCTAGCTGTTCAGCGAACATAACAGATCCTTGCGCAACATATCAACTTCCCCCTCCCCTGCCAAAGGTGTTTTCCACGTTTTACACCACAACAGTCACAAATTGTAAGAACAAAGCCTGCACTACTGTGACGAACATCGGCGAAATGCTGCAGAACGCCACCGCTGGAGAGCAGCGAATAGATGAAATTGGAATAAGCTGGACCACGcggtttatttttcctttccaatACATCGAAAACGACGACTACATCCAG TTCGACACAGCTTGGTTTAAGAAGAGCTGCATCCTTAAAACCCGCtccattttcccgcgctttggagTTCCATATTATTTCACCTGTGATCTGTCGGAGAAGTTCATTGAAAAGTACAACGCTACATTGAAAATGTGTTCCTGGGAGTCTGGGGGCCGCAGTAAGACCGAGATGGTTTCCTTAGAGAGATGGTTCCTGGAGAGCCTCCCTGATGGTCGATACAAGCCGTATATGTACCAGTCCATATCACGGCCGACTCCCAGCAGCAATAACACTGAATACACTGATACCATGTACTACTCGTTTTTCACGGATTTCTTGGATCCAAGCCAGCTGACGATGCCTACGTTCTGCGCTCAGGGGGTCGCGGCTTTCTACAAAACCGAGGTTTAA
- the LOC131791425 gene encoding uncharacterized protein: MRVVMLLLFQLSIFCFPSSLAEEYKFCDAKPLGKYCLADYTGWRECLIDALDEPAEELHHCPAGSKCVCYGKREQGSCVTHARNPCVRSADERVRPEFPQSYFGVIFVTDAFCDKDGCEGRIVVSEKYRDNKKGGRSREDLVMGLTQHMTVIIVPEGDGWSQYAIDLREGTPLCNKTMLPEFQGLMKVPDNFQYNGTVEILGVECEDWIYEANSQGNFSAVKDKAENVGFSQTVRNKILTRLTDNLETNTLGGGGQIVEVHHIYVAKINGTNVPLKVEFAIAIPKQKIFTHYKEFMVAYYPNKSISISSESRMFDLPDVCTSKDEGEGGAIDDVPLDIQTVKRHHRKEGMNAGDDEFPTTKRFVMPSVTHEMGDASDILEHYRVADQVMHAI, translated from the exons ATGAGAGTAGTTATGCTTCTGTTGTTTCAACTCTCCATTTTCTGTTTCCCATCATCCCTCGCGGAGGAATACAAGTTCTGTGATGCCAAACCACTTGGCAAATACTGCTTGGCTGACTACACAGGATGGCGGGAGTGTTTGATTGATGCTTTGGATGAGCCCGCTGAAGAGCTACATCATTGTCCAGCTGGCTCCAA ATGTGTATGCTATGGCAAGCGGGAACAAGGCTCCTGTGTGACGCATGCGCGAAACCCATGCGTCCGTTCTGCGGACGAACGCGTTCGGCCTGAGTTTCCCCAGTCGTACTTTGGCGTGATATTTGTAACAGACGCGTTCTGTGACAAGGATGGCTGCGAAGGACGCATTGTTGTGAGTGAAAAATACCGGGACAACAAGAAAGGTGGCAGATCACGTGAAGATCTCGTGATGGGGCTGACACAGCACATGACAGTGATAATTGTGCCCGAAGGAGACGGGTGGTCTCAG TACGCCATAGACTTGAGGGAGGGCACACCTTTGTGTAACAAGACCATGCTTCCGGAATTCCAAGGCCTCATGAAGGTTCCCGACAATTTCCAATACAACGGCACAGTGGAAATTCTGGGCGTCGAATGTGAAGATTGGATTTACGAAGCCAACAGTCAGGGAAACTTTAGTGCCGTGAAGGATAAAGCCGAAAACGTTGGATTCAGCCAAACAGTTCGCAACAAAATTCTCACTCGCCTTACAGATAATTTAGAGACGAATACTCTCGGTGGTGGAGGTCAAATTGTTGAAGTGCATCACATCTATGTGGCTAAAATCAATGGTACTAATGTACCCCTGAAGGTAGAATTCGCCATTGCTATTcctaaacaaaaaattttcactCACTATAAGGAATTCATGGTCGCTTATTACCCAAATAAGTCCATCAGCATCAGCAGCGAGTCTCGGATGTTTGATCTCCCGGATGTATGCACGAGTAAGGATGAGGGGGAGGGTGGGGCGATTGATGACGTACCACTGGATATTCAAACTGTCAAACGCCATCATCGAAAGGAGGGGATGAATGCTGGAGACGATGAGTTTCCAACAACGAAGCGATTTGTAATGCCTTCGGTCACGCACGAAATGGGTGACGCCTCCGACATTTTGGAGCACTATAGAGTGGCAGATCAAGTAATGCATGCAAtatag
- the LOC131791349 gene encoding uncharacterized protein has protein sequence MSNRGAYYKNRYGGRRGSRGGWRGNYQNPNSYGQQRPDSASNDGRGSSYGGSRNWEDLAHTLADLEGKSYKAYHDISGCWIFPNFKLYADKIQSDPFAPASLFRVIMDQDVAGYPAFTSSTRLQQIATGDYLTRIFSNLVRFGGHDRQLSGGGEGWHGKKGGSMNIETPCQHVLERTSCIVTPETVELRFTVSLPARGRTIEGHACKRILTENLPQIINKALPYKSQDQAALKKHVECVEDQEYIRSQLSAANLVAFVRDEAVLPRASGADDRPMERSGVTLFKSPDSLRVEFNMPHAGKVTGMGIPKGVSLIVGGGFHGKSTLLNAIQFGVYNHIPGDGREFVCTDPTAVSIRAEDGRSIEKVDIRPFINNLPFGRDTSKFCTQDGSGSTTQAANIVEALETGSKCLLIDEDTSATNFMIRDARMQKLVAAEKEPITPFISKVRSLFDDFGVSSILVIGGSGDYFQVADHVIMMDCYSSRDVTDQAKAIAMEHKEISPQSRSPFVMPAPRIPIAESFDATIGDREKVKVRGKTQFGFQVQFGNEEIDLSFIEQLGEFSQTRAIGDTILYARNNYMDGKTSLLKVLQRVEQDFNTKGLDVLSPRLPLGCFSRPRLHEIAAAINRLRALTMK, from the exons ATGTCGAATCGAGGAGCTTACTACAAGAATCGATATGGAGGAAGACG GGGATCTAGAGGTGGATGGAGAGGTAATTATCAAAACCCAAACAGTTACGGTCAGCAAAGACCAGATTCTGCCTCAAACGATGGCAGGGGGTCCAGCTATGGAGGCTCAAGAAACTGGGAG GATCTGGCTCATACTCTGGCAGACTTAGAGGGGAAAAGCTACAAAGCTTACCATGATATATCAG GATGCTGGATTTTTCCAAACTTTAAACTTTATGCTGACAAAATACAGAGCGACCCTTTTGCTCCTGCATCACTGTTCAGAGTTATCATGGATCAAGATGTTGCAGGATACCCAGCATTTACCAGCAG CACTCGTCTTCAGCAAATAGCAACAGGTGACTACCTGACAAGAATATTTTCCAATCTTGTGCGGTTTGGAGGCCATGATAGACAGCTGAGTGGTGGCGGCGAAGGATGGCATGGAAAGAAAGGAGGGAGCATGAATATTGAAAC ACCATGTCAACATGTTCTTGAGAGGACTTCTTGTATTGTGACACCTGAAACTGTTGAG ttgaggTTCACAGTATCCCTTCCAGCAAGAGGCCGAACCATCGAAGGACATGCCTGCAAGAGAATTCTCACCGAGAACCTTCCGCAAATTATTAATAAG gctcTTCCATACAAAAGTCAGGATCAAGCAGCGCTTAAGAAACACGTGGAGTGTGTTGAAGACCAGGAGTACATTCGTTCTCAGCTCTCTGCAGCCAACCTTGTGGCATTTGTCAGAGATGAAGCTGTTCTACCGCGTGCAAGTGGAGCAGATGACAGGCCAATGGAAAGGTCTGGTGTCACTTTGTTCAAAAGTCCGGACAGTTTGAGAGTGGAGTTTAATATGCCACACGCTGGAAA GGTGACAGGCATGGGTATTCCTAAAGGGGTATCTCTTATTGTGGGCGGTGGTTTTCACGGCAAGTCCACGCTGCTAAATGCCATCCAGTTTGGAGTGTATAACCACATCCCTGGGGACGGACGGGAGTTTGTCTGCACCGATCCGACAGCGGTTTCAATACGGGCTGAAGATg GTAGAAGTATAGAGAAGGTAGACATACGGCCATTCATAAACAACTTACCTTTTGGTCGAGACACGAGCAAGTTTTGTACCCAGGACGGCAGCGGCTCGACTACACAAGCTGCAAATATTGTCGAGGCTTTGGAAACTGGGAGCAAGTGCTTGCTAATTGATGAG GATACAAGCGCAACGAATTTTATGATTCGAGATGCCCGCATGCAGAAGCTGGTTGCTGCTGAAAAGGAACCAATCACTCCTTTTATATCGAAG GTTCGTAGCTTGTTCGACGACTTTGGGGTCTCGTCGATCCTCGTTATAGGAGGCTCAGGAGATTATTTTCAG GTTGCTGATCACGTGATCATGATGGACTGTTACTCTTCGCGTGACGTCACAGATCAAGCAAAG GCCATTGCTATGGAGCATAAGGAGATCAGTCCTCAGTCTCGCAGTCCGTTTGTTATGCCTGCGCCTCGGATTCCCATAGCTGAAAGTTTTGACGCTACAATCGGAGACAGAGAGAAG GTCAAAGTGAGGGGAAAGACACAGTTTGGTTTCCAGGTTCAGTTTGGTAACGAAGAAATCGATCTCTCGTTTATTGAGCAGCTGGGAGAGTTCAGTCAAACGAG GGCCATAGGAGATACTATTCTGTACGCAAGGAATAATTATATGGACGGAAAGACATCGCTTCTGAAAGTGTTGCAGAG GGTGGAGCAAGACTTTAACACCAAAGGTCTAGACGTACTCAGTCCCAGACTTCCTCTTGGCTGCTTTTCTCGCCCCAGACTTCACGAGATCGCCGCTGCCATCAATAGGTTGAGAGCACTGACCATGAAATGA
- the LOC131791424 gene encoding uncharacterized protein, producing the protein MKLQLFVTLFVYFVYHCSFAKVADGPDEFCDEGPPGNYCLPDLTGWHNCYVDRKTGQMVDKITTCPPNTRCVCFDGPPCPDYIEDPCQTFIPPPPTPDKFTMYYNSKLTVCSPMGCKTTYSSGRELQSLTDLKKRDDYGSIYWSSTFVLPRPGGGFNQTEFRWDKEQCVTQEIKTFPVSQVPPFFSFNGTVKVGYLLCDKWIWKTGGHNPGQPTSFQAYYITNQTNAASDLDKSSIAPVMIESTYNSGPLGKTSSHMVLNVTSFAISVDEDSFELPTFCLNRPSIAVV; encoded by the exons ATGAAACTGCAATTGTTCGTAACTTTGTTCGTGTACTTCGTGTACCATTGTTCCTTTGCGAAAGTGGCTGATGGACCAGACGAGTTTTGTGATGAGGGTCCCCCAGGAAATTATTGTCTCCCGGATCTCACAGGCTGGCATAACTGTTATGTTGACCGAAAGACTGGCCAGATGGTGGACAAAATCACTACATGTCCTCCAAACACAAG ATGTGTTTGTTTTGATGGCCCTCCATGTCCAGACTACATCGAAGATCCTTGCCAGACTTTCATACCTCCACCGCCGACTCCTGATAAATTCACCATGTACTACAACTCCAAACTAACAGTGTGCTCGCCCATGGGATGCAAGACCACTTACAGTTCTGGGAGGGAATTGCAGTCTCTGACTGATCTTAAAAAGAGAGACGATTATGGATCAATATACTGGTCGTCTACGTTCGTTTTACCAAGACCTGGCGGTGGTTTTAATCAG ACTGAGTTTCGATGGGATAAGGAGCAGTGCGTAACGcaggaaataaaaacttttcctgTATCGCAAGTCCCTCCCTTCTTCAGTTTCAACGGCACAGTCAAAGTTGGCTACCTACTCTGTGATAAGTGGATATGGAAGACTGGGGGCCACAATCCAGGGCAGCCAACATCCTTTCAAGCTTATTACATAACGAACCAAACGAATGCAGCGAGCGATCTCGACAAATCCTCGATTGCGCCAGTCATGATAGAGTCTACCTACAATTCGGGGCCTTTGGGAAAAACAAGTTCCCATATGGTGCTAAATGTAACTTCCTTCGCGATAAGTGTCGATGAAGACTCTTTTGAACTTCCCACTTTTTGTTTGAATCGTCCATCAATAGCTGTGGTATAA